Proteins from a single region of Candidatus Buchananbacteria bacterium CG10_big_fil_rev_8_21_14_0_10_42_9:
- a CDS encoding riboflavin synthase, whose amino-acid sequence MFTGIIDGVGEVKAVEDIKGDGKKMTLQSRDYAFDLKIGGSVALNGVCCTVVHIDNNRFSVELMPETLKRTNLGTAKVGDEVNLEKPLRLNDQLSGHFVLGHVDGVAEVVASKHNGEFQDIALRLKDFSLKKFIARKGSIALNGVSLTVVDVKGDTFTVALIPHTLISTNLRYADAGRLLNVEIDMLARYVEKLNQK is encoded by the coding sequence ATGTTTACCGGGATTATTGACGGCGTCGGGGAGGTTAAGGCAGTTGAGGATATTAAAGGTGACGGTAAGAAGATGACGTTACAATCGCGCGATTATGCATTTGATTTAAAAATTGGGGGGAGTGTAGCATTAAACGGAGTTTGCTGCACAGTAGTCCACATAGACAATAACCGATTTAGCGTTGAGCTTATGCCTGAAACCTTGAAACGGACTAATTTAGGCACGGCCAAGGTTGGCGACGAAGTAAATTTAGAAAAACCGTTACGATTAAATGACCAACTTTCTGGCCATTTTGTTTTGGGGCATGTAGATGGAGTGGCAGAAGTTGTGGCCAGTAAGCATAATGGTGAATTTCAAGATATTGCGCTGCGGCTTAAAGATTTCAGTTTGAAGAAATTTATTGCCCGCAAAGGATCAATTGCGCTTAATGGCGTGAGCTTAACGGTCGTAGATGTAAAAGGCGATACTTTCACAGTCGCCTTAATCCCCCATACGCTTATTTCAACCAACTTGAGATACGCTGATGCAGGTAGGCTTTTAAACGTTGAAATTGATATGTTGGCGCGATATGTTGAAAAACTAAATCAAAAATAA
- a CDS encoding thioredoxin-disulfide reductase yields MSEKKTIKRPEDCYDFLIIGAGVTGLSAGMYGARLGLRTLVLGANSESELAIGGVITLTDTVENYPGFIHLTGQELAKKIEDHARSYDNVEIKNERVTEVSKKGKKFKIVTDKDEYETKTLLFATGTKWRKLPMPGAKELENKGVAYCALCDGPLFKNKEVAIIGGSDSAAKESLFLAQHASKVYIVVRGVELKAEPINQKLVAQNSKIEVLLQTNVTEIIGEKFVEKIKLDKKYKGKDEIQLSGVFGAIGHIPLSGLAQSLGVELDEKKEIKINRNSETNIEGVYAAGDVVDTAFKQAIVGVAEGVVASYHAFKYVQAKEIEC; encoded by the coding sequence ATGTCAGAAAAAAAGACAATCAAGCGACCGGAAGACTGCTATGACTTTTTAATTATCGGTGCTGGCGTGACCGGGCTTTCCGCCGGAATGTATGGCGCGCGATTAGGGTTGCGGACTTTAGTTTTGGGGGCTAATTCAGAATCAGAACTAGCTATTGGCGGGGTTATTACTTTAACCGATACGGTGGAGAATTATCCCGGGTTTATTCATTTAACTGGCCAAGAGTTGGCTAAAAAAATTGAGGATCACGCGAGAAGCTACGATAATGTGGAGATTAAAAATGAGCGCGTAACTGAAGTTAGCAAAAAAGGTAAAAAATTTAAGATTGTGACTGATAAAGATGAATATGAAACTAAAACTTTACTTTTTGCGACCGGCACAAAATGGCGCAAGCTACCGATGCCCGGCGCCAAAGAATTAGAAAATAAAGGCGTGGCGTATTGCGCTCTGTGTGATGGGCCATTGTTTAAGAATAAAGAAGTGGCCATTATCGGCGGATCTGATTCGGCCGCTAAGGAATCATTGTTTTTAGCCCAACACGCGTCTAAAGTTTACATTGTGGTTCGAGGCGTCGAGTTAAAAGCTGAACCGATTAACCAAAAGTTGGTGGCGCAAAATTCAAAAATAGAGGTTTTGCTTCAAACTAACGTGACCGAAATTATTGGCGAGAAGTTTGTTGAAAAAATTAAGCTGGATAAAAAATATAAAGGCAAGGATGAAATTCAGCTTAGTGGCGTGTTTGGCGCGATAGGCCACATCCCGCTATCAGGTTTGGCTCAAAGCTTGGGCGTAGAATTGGACGAGAAAAAGGAGATTAAAATTAATCGCAATTCAGAAACTAATATTGAAGGGGTTTATGCCGCGGGCGACGTCGTGGATACGGCTTTCAAACAAGCCATTGTTGGCGTGGCCGAAGGGGTAGTGGCATCCTACCATGCCTTTAAATACGTGCAAGCCAAAGAAATTGAGTGTTAA
- a CDS encoding NAD(P)H-hydrate epimerase, with translation MQFTTAKQMERLDELAVANGLEIRQMMELAGWHMVELFRTLKIKKTARVVAVAGKGNKGGDALSAARHLVNHGYKNVAVVLISSKLKPDPLHHLRLLKKMKTPTISWTEGAEAKSAISKGDVIIDGLIGYHLDGAPRGVFAKAIQSINQSKATVIAYDLPSGLHATTGKCYEPCVKSLATLTLAAPKKCFRTLTGKRHSGKVFIGDIGIPLFLYRQVIKNYKPIFKPGSGLVQLEK, from the coding sequence ATGCAATTTACAACCGCCAAACAGATGGAACGGCTGGATGAATTGGCCGTGGCTAACGGTTTGGAAATTCGCCAAATGATGGAGCTTGCCGGTTGGCACATGGTAGAGTTATTTCGCACACTAAAGATAAAAAAAACGGCACGGGTAGTGGCGGTAGCCGGAAAAGGCAATAAGGGAGGAGATGCGTTAAGTGCGGCTCGGCACTTGGTTAATCACGGTTACAAAAATGTTGCAGTCGTTTTAATTTCTTCTAAGCTTAAGCCAGATCCACTTCACCATTTGCGCTTGCTTAAAAAAATGAAAACGCCAACCATTTCATGGACTGAAGGGGCTGAAGCAAAATCGGCGATTTCTAAAGGGGATGTAATCATTGATGGACTAATTGGCTATCACCTAGATGGAGCGCCGCGCGGAGTATTCGCTAAAGCCATACAATCAATCAACCAGTCAAAGGCGACTGTCATTGCTTATGATTTGCCAAGCGGTTTGCATGCGACGACCGGGAAATGCTATGAGCCGTGCGTCAAATCCTTGGCAACGTTGACTTTAGCCGCACCCAAAAAGTGTTTTAGGACACTGACCGGCAAGCGACATTCCGGTAAGGTGTTTATTGGAGACATTGGTATACCTCTTTTTTTGTATCGGCAGGTGATTAAGAACTATAAGCCTATTTTTAAGCCTGGCAGCGGACTGGTTCAGCTTGAAAAATAG
- a CDS encoding peptidylprolyl isomerase: MKKWYFILAVSTLVLVGCTASNQSAPSRDVSKVTPAESNAQSTVPQTPNVTLVTNEEIPRYMAKQAIIKTNTGDITVELYGADSPNTVANFVKLAEAGFYDGIKFHRVIPDFMIQGGDPNSRSDDRSTHGRGGPGYTFPDEINQHKIVQGSLAMANSGPNTNGSQFFIVTAEATPWLDGRHTNFGHVTKGMDVVLEIAQVPTDSNDNPLTPVAIESIEVSP; encoded by the coding sequence ATGAAAAAATGGTATTTTATTCTCGCTGTAAGCACACTCGTGCTCGTTGGCTGTACCGCGAGCAACCAAAGCGCGCCATCTCGCGATGTGAGCAAAGTAACTCCGGCGGAAAGCAACGCGCAAAGTACCGTTCCCCAAACGCCCAATGTCACCTTAGTAACTAATGAAGAAATCCCACGCTATATGGCCAAACAAGCAATTATCAAAACTAACACAGGAGATATAACCGTTGAATTGTACGGCGCTGATTCGCCAAACACAGTGGCTAACTTCGTAAAATTAGCTGAAGCCGGATTTTATGATGGTATTAAATTTCACCGCGTAATTCCTGATTTTATGATTCAAGGCGGCGATCCTAATTCAAGAAGTGATGACCGTTCCACGCATGGCCGGGGTGGACCGGGCTATACTTTCCCAGACGAAATTAACCAGCATAAAATTGTCCAAGGGTCTTTAGCTATGGCAAATTCTGGTCCCAATACCAACGGCAGCCAATTTTTTATTGTGACTGCCGAGGCAACTCCTTGGCTTGATGGCCGACACACTAATTTTGGTCATGTGACCAAGGGTATGGATGTGGTTTTAGAAATTGCTCAAGTGCCTACGGATAGCAACGATAATCCATTAACCCCGGTAGCCATTGAATCGATAGAAGTTTCTCCCTAA
- a CDS encoding 6,7-dimethyl-8-ribityllumazine synthase produces MKSSAAKLPKINGAKFKIAIVQALFNPIVTDGLLQGCYQGLREFNVVKSNVYHTTVPGSFELGLMAKKLAETKRFDAVICLGAIIRGETAHFDYVALAATYGTMLAGMQTGVPVIFGVITADNLKQAKARSGKNPANRGYDAAKAAVLMISNYKKINQKK; encoded by the coding sequence ATGAAATCTAGTGCAGCTAAATTGCCAAAGATAAATGGCGCAAAGTTTAAGATAGCGATAGTGCAAGCCTTATTTAATCCAATCGTTACCGACGGTTTATTACAAGGCTGTTATCAAGGGTTGCGTGAGTTTAATGTTGTAAAGTCTAATGTCTATCACACTACAGTACCGGGTTCCTTTGAACTTGGCCTGATGGCAAAAAAATTAGCCGAGACTAAACGCTTTGACGCGGTGATTTGTTTGGGTGCAATCATCCGCGGTGAAACAGCGCATTTTGATTATGTGGCGCTCGCAGCTACGTATGGCACCATGCTTGCTGGTATGCAAACGGGTGTGCCGGTGATTTTTGGCGTGATTACTGCCGACAATCTCAAACAAGCCAAAGCGCGCTCCGGAAAAAACCCGGCGAATCGCGGGTACGACGCGGCCAAAGCAGCGGTGCTGATGATTAGCAATTATAAGAAAATTAATCAAAAGAAGTAA
- the purQ gene encoding phosphoribosylformylglycinamidine synthase I, translated as MKPKVIVLKTDGSNCEEEMNFAFNLAGAESEIIHINELFAGDKKLKGYQILALPGGFTYGDDVMAGKLLANQLLYKLGKEIKQFTQADKLVLGVCNGFQVLVRTGLLPFGGKPAEDASLIINDNAKFMSQWEGLVIQDSKCVFTVNLAGRQIEYPIAHGEGKFIIKDNDVLERLKENNQIVFKYTGNPNGSVEDIAGVCDQSGKILGLMPHPERFVQKTQHYNWRGQEIETPHGLPIFQNAVNYFKS; from the coding sequence ATGAAGCCGAAGGTTATTGTTTTAAAAACTGATGGAAGTAACTGCGAAGAAGAGATGAATTTTGCCTTTAATTTGGCCGGAGCAGAATCTGAAATTATTCATATTAACGAACTTTTTGCCGGTGATAAGAAATTGAAGGGTTATCAAATTTTGGCGCTGCCCGGCGGTTTTACCTATGGCGATGACGTGATGGCCGGGAAGTTATTGGCTAATCAGTTGTTGTATAAACTTGGTAAGGAGATAAAGCAATTTACTCAAGCCGATAAGCTGGTTTTGGGAGTGTGCAATGGTTTTCAAGTGTTAGTTAGAACCGGGCTTTTGCCATTCGGCGGAAAGCCAGCAGAGGATGCGAGTTTAATTATCAATGATAACGCTAAATTTATGTCGCAATGGGAAGGTTTGGTTATTCAGGATTCAAAATGCGTTTTTACAGTTAATTTAGCGGGGCGACAAATTGAATATCCAATCGCGCACGGTGAAGGTAAATTTATTATTAAAGACAACGACGTCTTGGAACGTCTGAAAGAAAATAATCAGATAGTTTTTAAGTACACAGGCAATCCGAACGGTTCAGTAGAAGATATTGCCGGGGTGTGCGACCAAAGCGGAAAAATTCTTGGGTTAATGCCGCATCCGGAACGATTTGTGCAAAAGACGCAACACTATAATTGGCGGGGACAAGAAATTGAAACTCCCCACGGCTTGCCAATCTTCCAAAACGCTGTGAATTATTTTAAATCTTAA